The following coding sequences are from one Kwoniella dendrophila CBS 6074 chromosome 8, complete sequence window:
- a CDS encoding ribosomal protein L7/L12, translating into MSIIPRTLLRSARASSSRVVLAARPLSTSRPIFAEAESSSSTAAAAPVSPKIQPIVDQISSLTLLEVSELVSALKTKLNITEIALPAASAAPAASSAGASSDSAEPAEEKPKEKTIFTVKLEKFDAAAKAKIIREVKAIMPNMNLVEAKKFVESVPQNIKENLPKEEAEKLQKTLQALGATVSLV; encoded by the exons ATGAGC ATCATCCCTCGAACCCTCTTACGTTCAGCTAgagcatcttcatcaagagtCGTTTTAGCTGCTAGAccattatcaacttcaagacCTATTTTcgctgaagctgaatcttcttcttctaccgCTGCCGCTGCTCCTGTTTCACCTAAAATCCAACCTATCGTAGATCAAATTTCAAGTTTGACATTATTAGAAGTTTCAGAATTGGTTAGCGCtctcaag ACCAAACTCAACATAACAGAAATCGCTTTACCAGCAGCATCAGCAGCGccagcagcttcttcagcaggagcatcatcagattcagctgaaccagctgaagagaaaccaaaagaaaaaacaatcTTTACAGTTAAACTTGAAAAATTCGATGCTGCAGCAAAAGCTAAAATTATTAGAGAAGTAAAAGCTATCATGCCAAATATGAATTTAGTAGAG GCTAAGAAATTCGTCGAATCAGTACCTCAAAATATTaaagaaaacttaccaaaggaagaagcagaaaaattacaaaaaacATTACAAGCTCTTGGTGCTACTGTATCACTTGTATAG